Proteins found in one Sorghum bicolor cultivar BTx623 chromosome 1, Sorghum_bicolor_NCBIv3, whole genome shotgun sequence genomic segment:
- the LOC110433583 gene encoding uncharacterized protein LOC110433583 — protein sequence MGASESLLSRQQLQQLRPQWADEITTVSEGRRDDADADPLVRRIRSLTIAPPLLSSQSEAEAESSLTDILVRKPSISSATSGNLNPNVLAELFSLYREWQEENAKKISRKQEEIENKIETADALAVKLLQRFNYSLTSMRSTSHNLAEVHPLQIEVGELKGSLTEVISNCDALCKRIAAEGPESLRSSVQPFIPARAEAEGSGSLDPKQES from the exons ATGGGGGCGTCCGAATCTCTCCTGTCCAggcagcagctgcagcagctGCGGCCGCAGTGGGCGGATGAGATCACGACGGTGTCCGAGGGCCGGCGcgacgacgccgacgccgatccCCTCGTCCGCCGCATCCGGTCTCTCACCATA GCTCCGCCGCTATTGAGCTCTCAATCTGAAGCGGAGGCAGAGAGCAGCCTCACCGATATCCTCGTCCGGAAGCCCTCTATCTCCTCAGCCACCTCTG GAAATCTGAACCCAAATGTCCTAGCTGAGCTTTTTTCCTTGTACCGCGAATGGCAAGAAGAGAATGCCAAGAAAATTAGCCGAAAGCAG GAGGAAATAGAAAACAAGATAGAAACAGCTGATGCATTGGCAGTTAAGCTTCTCCAGCGGTTCAACTATTCTCTTACTTCCATGAGATCCACCTCCCACAATCTTGCTGAAG TTCATCCGCTGCAGATCGAAGTTGGTGAGTTGAAGGGCAGCTTAACTGAAGTTATAAGTAACTGCGACGCACTGTGCAAGAGAATTGCTGCAGAAGGACCGGAAAGCCTACGATCATCTGTTCAACCTTTCATTCCTGCTAGAGCAGAGGCAGAAGGAAGCGGTTCACTTGACCCAAAACAGGAGTCGTGA